A window of Cryptomeria japonica chromosome 3, Sugi_1.0, whole genome shotgun sequence contains these coding sequences:
- the LOC131874646 gene encoding uncharacterized protein LOC131874646, giving the protein MSTSASRPPMRKDPAWKYHEDFPGQGKGQTKCMFCKTIFHGGIYRLKYHIAGVRGHDAEPCLKAVSEAIRDCYVMVEEIERKKKQKEDRAAIGRETVLGRGTQLGCVGGPSSLPPYRPTQFATAGASVSASASIGGSATATSHAPTTSSCSGNVTIGPRIRKSRLDSFFVPRTIPGSQPSLEGMGWNKEVHDAAKMAIGRFWSYSCIPFFVAR; this is encoded by the coding sequence atgtctacttcagcttctagaccccccatgagaaaagaccctgcttggaaatatcatgaggattttccagggcaaggaaaggggcaaacaaaatgtatgttttgcaaaacaatattccatggaggtatatataggttgaaataccatattgctggtgtgcgtggacatgatgccgaaccatgcctaaaagcagtctCTGAGGCCatacgtgattgttatgtaatggttgaggagattgaaagaaaaaagaaacaaaaggaggatcgagcggccattgggagagagacagttttaggaagagggacacagttaggttgtgttggaggcccttcttccttacctccatatcgtcccactcagtttgctactgctggtgcttccgtttctgcttctgcttctataggtggcagtgccaccgccacttctcatgctcctaccactagtagttgtagtgggaatgttaccattggacctaggattcgtaaatctaggttggattccttctttgtgcctcgcactattcctgggtcccaaccgtcgcttgagggcatgggttggaacaaggaggtccatgatgctgctaaaatggcaattggcaggttttggagctacagctgtattccattctttgtagctaggtga